In one Lachnospiraceae bacterium GAM79 genomic region, the following are encoded:
- a CDS encoding MATE family efflux transporter encodes MKSETKKGTLMTEGSIVKNILFFAIPLILGNLLQQLYNTADSIIVGNFVGKNALAAVGSSTSVIYLLIAFSQGASVGAGVVVSQYLGAKKKKETEDAVHTALAISVILGVILTIGGVLFSRRLLLWMHTPEEVFDGAVLYLQIYSGGLLFNVLYNMAAGILNAGGNSKRSLIYLAYASVTNIILDLVLIRGFGMGVEGAAIATDISQVVSSVLATGYLIRVKADYRVSLRKIKIHRQMAGRIVKIGLPTGIQNMVISLSNILVQSSVNGFGADAVAGFGAYLKIDGFNILPVMSISMAVTTFTGQNYGAGKIDRVKKGMWVTIAMGLIYTITTGILLLVFSDPLMRLFTNDDAVVAYGELAMKYFCPFYFILSIMHGLAGTIRGAGKSVPPMVVLLTSLCLFRIVWIQFILPTFHDIDGIFVLYPVSWAFGAVLMVLYAWKGKWLPAGITDKQSA; translated from the coding sequence ATGAAGTCAGAAACGAAAAAAGGCACTCTGATGACAGAGGGAAGCATCGTAAAAAATATATTATTTTTTGCAATTCCACTAATATTAGGAAATCTGCTGCAACAGTTGTATAACACAGCAGATTCGATCATCGTTGGTAATTTTGTAGGAAAGAATGCACTTGCGGCAGTCGGCTCCAGTACATCGGTGATTTACCTGCTGATCGCATTCAGTCAGGGCGCTTCCGTAGGTGCAGGTGTTGTAGTTTCCCAGTATCTGGGCGCAAAGAAGAAAAAAGAGACAGAGGATGCTGTTCATACAGCCCTTGCGATATCTGTTATATTAGGCGTGATCCTTACGATCGGTGGTGTTCTGTTCAGCCGCAGACTTCTTTTGTGGATGCATACCCCGGAAGAAGTATTTGACGGCGCAGTTCTCTATCTGCAGATTTATTCTGGTGGACTGTTATTCAATGTTCTATATAACATGGCAGCAGGCATCCTGAACGCAGGTGGTAATTCGAAGCGTTCACTGATCTACCTTGCGTATGCATCGGTTACAAATATCATCCTCGATCTGGTTCTGATCCGGGGCTTTGGCATGGGTGTAGAAGGCGCTGCGATCGCAACAGATATCAGTCAGGTGGTATCAAGTGTTCTTGCGACCGGTTATCTGATACGCGTAAAAGCAGATTACAGAGTTTCTCTGAGAAAGATAAAGATACATAGACAGATGGCAGGACGTATCGTGAAGATCGGACTTCCAACCGGAATCCAGAATATGGTCATTTCCCTGTCAAATATCCTTGTGCAGTCCAGTGTGAACGGATTCGGAGCAGATGCGGTAGCGGGATTTGGCGCATATCTGAAGATCGACGGCTTCAATATCCTTCCGGTTATGAGTATCAGCATGGCAGTTACGACATTTACCGGACAGAATTATGGAGCCGGAAAGATAGACCGGGTAAAGAAAGGCATGTGGGTGACGATCGCGATGGGATTGATCTATACGATCACCACAGGAATCCTGCTTCTGGTATTTTCAGACCCGTTGATGCGGTTATTCACAAATGATGATGCAGTCGTCGCATACGGAGAACTGGCGATGAAGTACTTCTGCCCGTTTTATTTCATTTTAAGTATCATGCACGGTCTGGCAGGAACCATCCGGGGGGCAGGAAAGAGTGTACCGCCAATGGTCGTACTGCTGACATCTTTATGTCTGTTCCGTATCGTGTGGATTCAGTTTATCCTTCCTACTTTCCATGATATTGACGGAATTTTTGTCTTATATCCGGTCTCATGGGCGTTCGGAGCGGTTCTTATGGTGCTCTATGCATGGAAGGGAAAATGGCTGCCTGCGGGCATAACAGATAAGCAATCAGCTTAA
- a CDS encoding bifunctional homocysteine S-methyltransferase/methylenetetrahydrofolate reductase, producing the protein MRLKEYIQTKRIIADGAFGTYYMSLYGDGSKPEKGLAISNLPELANITAPERVIGIHTEYIEAGAQLIRTNTFASNTKSLLSDTEAVKENIRAAVTCAKAAAEKAEHEIYIAGDIGPIPAEGVPHSDNLTKEYIMIGETFIEQGIDILLFETFPELETILPAIAYLKETHDCTILVHFSVNQFGYSNTGLSAKRLIADAEACRYIDGTGLNCGVGPGHMKKLIRKISADDATFLSVFPNSGYPKYLNNRLTFTDNAEYFAEKISEIAESGICIFGGCCGTTPDYIRKIAAGISLDYPVGSRETVAEVTVSSEKPAYGFMERRVKDPSHKLVAVELVPPLNADDEKLLDAAHILKNAEVDVVTFPDSPSGRTRADSVLMAEKIRLETGLCVMPHICCRDKNAIAIRSTILGASLNHITNFLLLTGDPVPVLFRQTTKSVFNFDSVGMMKIVQEMNSDTFSEHPVTYGGAINHNRMNTKAETERIRRKMAAGATFFMTQPIFSAEQAEIIRQMKKETGATILVGLMPLVSRKNAVFMKNEMTGIEIPDSVIDRYREDMNREEGENCGIRLAREFMAMTDDFADGYYFSFPFNRVHMLKKILG; encoded by the coding sequence ATGAGATTGAAAGAATATATACAGACAAAACGAATCATTGCAGACGGAGCATTTGGTACTTATTACATGTCATTATATGGAGATGGAAGTAAGCCGGAAAAAGGGCTTGCGATTTCAAATCTTCCGGAGCTTGCGAATATAACAGCACCGGAGCGGGTCATTGGCATCCACACCGAATACATAGAAGCGGGAGCACAGCTTATCCGCACGAATACATTTGCATCAAACACAAAGAGCCTTTTAAGTGATACAGAAGCGGTAAAAGAGAATATCCGGGCGGCAGTTACATGCGCGAAGGCAGCGGCAGAAAAGGCGGAGCATGAGATTTATATTGCAGGAGATATCGGCCCGATCCCCGCCGAGGGTGTACCGCATTCCGATAACCTGACGAAGGAATATATCATGATCGGAGAGACATTTATCGAGCAGGGAATCGACATTCTGTTATTTGAGACATTTCCGGAACTGGAAACGATTCTCCCGGCGATCGCATATCTGAAAGAGACACATGACTGTACGATTCTGGTACATTTCAGTGTCAATCAGTTCGGCTATAGCAATACAGGCCTGTCTGCGAAACGACTGATCGCGGATGCAGAGGCATGCAGATATATAGATGGCACCGGCTTAAACTGTGGTGTCGGACCGGGCCATATGAAGAAGCTGATCCGGAAGATATCGGCAGACGATGCTACATTCCTTTCGGTATTCCCGAACTCCGGTTATCCGAAATATCTGAATAACCGTCTGACCTTTACGGATAATGCAGAATATTTTGCGGAGAAAATATCAGAGATCGCAGAGTCAGGCATCTGCATCTTCGGTGGATGCTGTGGAACAACACCGGATTATATTCGGAAGATAGCAGCAGGGATATCACTGGATTATCCGGTTGGCAGCAGGGAAACAGTGGCAGAGGTAACTGTATCTTCGGAGAAACCGGCATATGGTTTCATGGAGCGTCGGGTGAAGGATCCGTCCCATAAGCTGGTTGCAGTCGAACTGGTTCCTCCGTTAAATGCAGATGATGAGAAGTTACTCGATGCAGCGCATATATTAAAGAATGCAGAAGTCGATGTCGTGACTTTCCCGGATTCTCCATCGGGAAGAACCAGAGCCGATTCGGTATTGATGGCAGAGAAGATAAGACTTGAGACAGGACTGTGCGTTATGCCGCATATTTGCTGCAGAGATAAGAATGCGATCGCGATCCGTTCCACGATACTTGGAGCAAGTCTGAACCATATCACGAATTTCCTTTTGCTGACAGGTGATCCGGTTCCCGTATTATTCCGTCAGACGACAAAGAGCGTGTTCAATTTCGACTCTGTAGGAATGATGAAGATCGTTCAGGAAATGAACAGTGATACATTTAGCGAGCACCCGGTTACATATGGCGGTGCAATCAATCATAACCGGATGAATACAAAGGCAGAGACAGAACGAATCCGAAGAAAGATGGCGGCAGGAGCAACATTTTTTATGACCCAGCCGATCTTTTCGGCAGAGCAGGCAGAGATTATAAGGCAGATGAAGAAAGAGACCGGAGCTACGATCCTTGTCGGACTGATGCCGCTTGTCAGCAGGAAAAATGCTGTCTTTATGAAGAATGAAATGACGGGTATCGAGATACCGGATTCAGTTATAGATCGTTACAGAGAGGATATGAACAGAGAAGAAGGAGAAAATTGTGGTATCCGGCTTGCCAGAGAATTCATGGCAATGACCGATGATTTTGCAGACGGATATTATTTTTCATTCCCATTTAACCGCGTTCATATGTTGAAAAAGATATTAGGATAA
- a CDS encoding helix-turn-helix domain-containing protein — MDEKEVYGNEVRKLRDSMGMNRKKFCDYYGIPYRTVQDWEAGKRKMPSYVLRMMKYVAEKEQMIRVS; from the coding sequence ATGGATGAGAAAGAAGTATACGGAAATGAGGTTCGCAAACTTCGTGACAGTATGGGTATGAATCGTAAAAAATTCTGCGATTATTATGGAATCCCATATCGTACCGTGCAGGATTGGGAGGCCGGAAAAAGAAAGATGCCGTCCTATGTGCTTCGGATGATGAAGTACGTTGCCGAGAAGGAACAGATGATAAGAGTATCATAA
- a CDS encoding LuxR C-terminal-related transcriptional regulator, which produces MNGNPSIEKGDYIKPKKAWRLLKTADDENVTAYIFGVSGTGKSELITHYLGKRKYNLFHAGEITAEDLEIPEETARKIVVIDDIHELTWEEDDELRNAIFNLIIREDIWMILAGRCPVPPWLSTLRFREGFYIIDESMLIMDMPSILKYIELTQMVLTEEQKKRLARETYGMPFALSVATTMYYELGYENGLSDPEYDEYSRKVTEQMWNYLEFHVYDNWDIQMQDFLMKISIVDTFTIRLAEMITGANDAENLIEHARWMGNFLDEQMGANGEKIYKLRDHMRLSMLRRMNRKYTKEQIKNVYENAGLFYQLAGRPLQALEMYEKADAMERMVSILIDNARKSANSAYYYELKKYYLALSEEIVKKSPELMCGMSMLQSLLLNPEESERWYSELQAFADSHQGSIRKVAKNNLLYLEIGLPHRGSADMISIMKNAYRLVFDRQATLGEFSVTSNQPSMMNGGKDFCEWSRRDRELAGKIGKLVEFVLGKYGKGLINLALAESFFEKGEDNYEVAVLANKGRMQAEAGGKIEQCFVADGILAWLHIINGKVQEAEEVLRSFYEKAEKEGAVKLLPNIQTFLARCALYKGEWAEVNRWMDQTVDENVEFSIYDRFIYLTKVRVYIQRGKYEQAYSLLVKLQYYAEVMKRTYIQIECRLLMAITMYRMGNKAWREELQAGIKEAADYHFVRVISREGAAVYPLLQALPFVPEEVEDDPKLIKKNRQYHRQVMKETESVARSYPGYLKMGKAEVRISETGIRIIKLLAEGFSRIQIAEQLNMTEANVKYHMAQTYKKLGVKDKAGAVMEAKNRNLI; this is translated from the coding sequence ATGAACGGAAATCCATCAATAGAAAAAGGCGACTATATCAAACCGAAAAAAGCCTGGCGGTTGTTGAAGACGGCAGACGATGAGAACGTAACCGCATATATATTTGGAGTCAGCGGAACCGGAAAAAGTGAGTTGATCACCCATTATCTGGGTAAGAGAAAATACAACCTGTTCCATGCAGGAGAAATAACGGCAGAGGACCTTGAGATCCCGGAGGAAACAGCCAGAAAGATTGTTGTGATCGATGATATACATGAGCTTACATGGGAAGAAGATGATGAACTCCGAAACGCAATTTTTAATTTAATTATAAGAGAGGATATCTGGATGATCCTGGCAGGCAGATGTCCTGTTCCCCCATGGCTTTCAACACTGCGCTTCCGGGAAGGATTTTATATTATAGATGAAAGCATGCTTATTATGGATATGCCGTCAATCTTGAAATATATAGAACTGACACAGATGGTTCTGACTGAAGAGCAGAAGAAGCGACTGGCAAGAGAAACCTATGGTATGCCATTTGCATTAAGCGTAGCAACAACCATGTACTACGAACTGGGATATGAAAATGGATTGTCCGATCCGGAGTACGACGAGTACTCAAGAAAAGTAACAGAGCAGATGTGGAATTATCTGGAGTTCCATGTATACGATAATTGGGATATCCAGATGCAGGATTTTCTGATGAAAATATCGATCGTAGATACATTTACCATACGGCTGGCTGAGATGATCACGGGAGCGAATGATGCAGAGAATCTGATCGAGCATGCAAGATGGATGGGTAATTTCTTAGATGAACAGATGGGAGCAAACGGAGAAAAAATCTATAAGCTTCGAGATCATATGCGGTTATCCATGTTGCGCAGAATGAACAGAAAATATACAAAAGAACAGATAAAAAATGTATATGAAAATGCAGGATTGTTTTATCAGTTAGCAGGCAGACCTTTACAGGCACTTGAAATGTACGAGAAAGCAGACGCGATGGAACGAATGGTATCTATTCTGATCGATAATGCAAGAAAATCAGCAAACAGTGCGTATTATTATGAATTGAAGAAATATTATCTTGCGTTGTCGGAGGAGATCGTGAAGAAAAGTCCGGAGCTTATGTGTGGCATGAGTATGCTGCAATCGCTGTTGTTGAATCCGGAGGAAAGTGAACGCTGGTATTCGGAGCTGCAGGCATTTGCAGACAGTCATCAGGGCAGTATTCGAAAGGTAGCAAAGAATAATCTGCTGTATCTGGAGATCGGATTGCCTCATAGAGGTTCAGCAGATATGATAAGTATTATGAAGAATGCATATCGACTGGTATTTGACAGGCAGGCGACATTGGGCGAATTTTCAGTTACTTCTAACCAACCGTCTATGATGAATGGAGGGAAAGATTTCTGTGAATGGAGCAGAAGGGATCGCGAACTGGCAGGGAAGATAGGTAAGCTTGTGGAATTTGTTCTTGGCAAATACGGCAAAGGGCTGATCAATCTGGCATTGGCAGAGAGCTTTTTTGAAAAAGGCGAAGACAATTACGAGGTGGCTGTCCTTGCAAATAAAGGTCGTATGCAGGCAGAAGCCGGAGGCAAGATTGAACAGTGCTTTGTAGCTGACGGTATCCTTGCATGGCTTCATATTATAAACGGAAAAGTTCAGGAGGCAGAAGAAGTTCTCCGAAGCTTTTATGAGAAAGCTGAAAAGGAGGGGGCAGTAAAGCTGTTGCCGAACATACAGACATTTCTTGCCCGATGTGCACTGTATAAGGGCGAATGGGCAGAAGTAAACCGGTGGATGGATCAGACGGTAGATGAGAATGTGGAATTTTCAATCTATGACAGATTTATTTATCTTACAAAGGTTCGGGTATACATTCAACGAGGCAAATATGAACAGGCATACAGTTTATTGGTGAAGCTTCAATATTATGCCGAAGTCATGAAACGTACTTATATTCAGATCGAGTGCAGATTACTGATGGCGATCACGATGTATCGTATGGGAAATAAAGCCTGGCGGGAAGAATTGCAGGCAGGGATAAAGGAAGCGGCAGATTATCATTTTGTAAGAGTGATTTCCAGAGAGGGAGCAGCTGTCTATCCGCTGCTTCAAGCATTGCCGTTTGTACCGGAAGAGGTGGAAGATGATCCGAAACTTATAAAAAAGAATCGTCAGTATCATAGACAGGTGATGAAAGAGACAGAGAGTGTTGCAAGATCATATCCGGGATATCTGAAAATGGGAAAGGCAGAAGTCCGGATAAGTGAGACCGGTATCCGTATCATCAAACTTCTGGCAGAGGGATTCTCTAGGATCCAGATTGCGGAGCAGCTTAATATGACGGAGGCAAATGTAAAATATCATATGGCACAGACATATAAAAAACTGGGAGTAAAAGACAAAGCCGGCGCAGTTATGGAAGCGAAGAACAGGAATCTGATCTGA
- a CDS encoding AAA family ATPase: MERDLFIKLEKWKDKKKRKPLIIQGARQVGKTWIMKEFGARYFKNTVYINFDNNEIMKRVFQIDFDIARIVSAIKIEYGKSFEAADTLIIFDEIQEAPEALTSLKYFYENAPQYAIIAAGSLLGVALHSGTSFPVGKVDFMQLYPLNFSEFLCANGENELAKLLQSRDYEMINAYSIKYTELLKKYYYIGGMPEVIQTYLDTDDFNEVREIQKNLLKYYEEDFSKHAPRDVIPRIMMVWNSIPAQLAKENRKFIYGCVREGARAKDFELAIQWLEDAGLIIKSYRVSKPDIPLIAYMEMSSFKMFMIDVGLLGAKGNIAAKVLLDGCRIFEEFKGALTEQFVAQQLKAADRELYYYSTENSSGEIDFLIQQEMQCIPIEVKAEENLRAKSLRAFCEKYKPEMAIRSSMSKFRKQDWMVNVPLYMLDQFLSTL; the protein is encoded by the coding sequence ATGGAAAGAGATTTATTTATAAAGTTAGAAAAATGGAAGGATAAGAAAAAAAGAAAACCTTTAATTATCCAAGGTGCCAGACAAGTTGGAAAAACATGGATTATGAAGGAATTTGGTGCGCGATATTTTAAGAATACAGTATATATTAACTTTGATAATAATGAAATTATGAAAAGGGTATTTCAAATTGATTTTGATATTGCGCGTATTGTATCTGCTATTAAAATTGAGTATGGAAAAAGTTTTGAAGCAGCAGATACATTGATTATATTTGATGAAATACAAGAAGCGCCTGAGGCTCTTACATCGTTAAAATATTTTTATGAAAATGCACCACAATATGCCATAATTGCTGCAGGATCATTATTAGGAGTAGCACTTCATAGTGGTACTTCATTTCCTGTTGGAAAGGTAGACTTCATGCAGCTTTATCCTTTGAATTTCAGCGAGTTTTTATGCGCAAATGGTGAAAATGAGTTGGCAAAATTATTACAATCGCGTGATTATGAAATGATAAATGCCTATTCTATAAAATATACGGAGCTATTAAAAAAATATTACTATATAGGTGGAATGCCAGAAGTTATTCAAACATATTTAGATACAGATGACTTTAATGAAGTAAGAGAAATCCAGAAGAATTTACTGAAGTATTATGAAGAGGATTTTAGTAAGCATGCACCCAGAGATGTAATTCCAAGAATTATGATGGTATGGAATTCTATTCCGGCTCAGCTTGCAAAAGAAAATCGTAAGTTTATTTATGGTTGTGTGAGGGAAGGCGCCAGAGCAAAGGATTTTGAATTAGCAATCCAGTGGTTGGAAGATGCCGGTTTGATTATAAAAAGTTATCGTGTTAGTAAACCGGATATTCCTTTGATTGCATATATGGAGATGAGCAGCTTCAAGATGTTTATGATTGATGTAGGGCTTCTTGGGGCAAAGGGAAATATTGCAGCAAAAGTGTTGCTGGATGGGTGTAGAATTTTTGAAGAATTTAAAGGAGCATTGACAGAACAGTTTGTTGCACAGCAGTTAAAAGCAGCTGATAGAGAATTGTATTATTACTCTACAGAAAATTCCAGTGGGGAGATTGACTTTTTGATACAACAGGAGATGCAGTGTATTCCTATTGAGGTAAAAGCAGAAGAAAACCTACGAGCAAAGAGTTTGCGAGCTTTTTGTGAAAAATATAAACCTGAAATGGCAATACGATCTTCTATGTCGAAATTTAGAAAACAAGATTGGATGGTGAATGTTCCATTGTATATGCTGGATCAATTTCTCAGCACCCTATGA
- a CDS encoding ABC transporter ATP-binding protein yields the protein MIELEKIEKIYNAGKATETHALKDINLRIEEGDMVAITGPSGSGKSTLLHIIAGIDSPSSGEYRFCGKLVSDMSDKERCRIRNQKIGMIMQDFGLLGNDTVLRNVCLPEVIGGRYNRKFENKAKEILSAVGLSGLEQKKTNQLSGGQRQRVAIARALAMDAKIIIADEPTGALDSENTDSLMDLLLELNRQGITIIIVSHDPKVAMRCPIRYRIEDGRIE from the coding sequence ATGATCGAATTAGAAAAGATTGAAAAAATATATAATGCAGGAAAAGCAACCGAGACGCATGCATTAAAGGATATTAATCTGAGAATAGAAGAGGGGGATATGGTTGCCATTACGGGACCTTCCGGTTCCGGAAAATCAACTCTGCTGCATATTATTGCGGGAATTGATTCGCCGAGTTCCGGAGAATATCGTTTTTGTGGGAAACTGGTTTCTGATATGTCTGATAAAGAAAGATGCAGAATACGCAATCAAAAGATAGGGATGATCATGCAGGATTTTGGACTTCTTGGAAACGATACAGTTCTGCGAAATGTATGTCTGCCCGAAGTGATCGGAGGACGATATAACCGCAAATTTGAAAATAAAGCAAAGGAGATATTGTCGGCTGTCGGGCTTTCAGGACTAGAGCAAAAAAAGACAAATCAGTTATCCGGTGGACAAAGACAGAGGGTTGCGATCGCCAGAGCATTGGCAATGGATGCAAAAATAATCATTGCAGATGAACCAACGGGAGCGTTAGATTCTGAAAATACCGATAGTCTTATGGATTTATTGTTGGAACTAAACAGACAGGGGATAACGATCATTATCGTATCGCATGATCCAAAGGTTGCGATGCGGTGTCCGATCCGGTACAGGATAGAGGATGGAAGAATTGAATGA
- a CDS encoding ABC transporter permease, with translation MNFLRICRYLYTKKLFGEIVLFIQLICMLEMSFVVLKPVDSYLMEKKQVKAAYTLDFDSMVHFSKNNSIYAQEMAGNGTAAKEIYELLRESNGVKKVDRCAFENGIYMQTDGKMCSANLVMYSSEMLDIIRLNIEPEIQENVSAGCIPILVSSSMAEELPVGTRTEISLAFDDTIKISCEVAGILQRDSAVPVVFSYGDTMELGDMAVPSKDLSEYRFIVFGKAMDELFDHLTNVNFLIEPEEHVSGENLATSLQSKMRNYGTLNTYRTIAAGAFKNMLEENAWYVLAFALLTLIAVFGYGGYLYLMIAQKKNEFAVFYILGMTRKKMIAVIFSSGAILLAVSFGIAALLYPWFTKTVLKIQESYGYTGIFSYGFSAGVLLFILLLSIWMGFRRTGKQAEIELLKGGD, from the coding sequence ATGAATTTTCTTCGGATATGCAGGTATTTATATACAAAGAAGTTGTTTGGGGAGATTGTTTTATTCATTCAGTTGATATGTATGCTTGAAATGTCATTTGTTGTATTAAAACCGGTCGATTCATATCTGATGGAGAAAAAGCAGGTAAAAGCGGCATATACATTAGACTTTGATTCTATGGTTCATTTTAGCAAGAATAATTCAATATATGCGCAGGAAATGGCCGGAAATGGAACTGCGGCAAAAGAGATTTATGAGCTGCTGCGGGAGTCGAACGGTGTGAAAAAAGTAGATCGATGTGCATTTGAAAATGGTATTTATATGCAGACGGATGGGAAGATGTGCAGCGCAAATCTGGTTATGTATTCAAGCGAAATGTTAGATATTATCAGATTAAATATAGAACCGGAAATTCAGGAAAATGTATCAGCAGGATGCATTCCTATATTGGTTAGCAGTTCAATGGCAGAGGAATTACCGGTTGGAACAAGGACAGAAATCAGTCTTGCTTTTGATGATACAATAAAAATATCATGTGAAGTAGCAGGCATCTTGCAGAGAGACAGTGCAGTTCCGGTGGTTTTTAGTTACGGAGATACCATGGAATTGGGAGATATGGCAGTTCCATCGAAAGATTTATCGGAATACAGATTTATTGTATTTGGCAAGGCTATGGATGAATTATTTGATCATTTGACAAATGTTAATTTCCTGATAGAACCGGAAGAACATGTATCGGGAGAAAATCTGGCAACCTCTTTGCAAAGTAAAATGAGAAATTATGGAACTTTAAATACTTACCGTACGATAGCAGCAGGAGCTTTTAAGAATATGCTGGAAGAAAATGCATGGTATGTGCTTGCATTTGCTTTGTTGACCTTGATCGCAGTGTTTGGATATGGAGGGTATCTGTATCTTATGATCGCACAGAAGAAAAATGAGTTTGCGGTATTTTATATATTAGGAATGACAAGAAAGAAGATGATAGCGGTTATTTTCTCATCCGGTGCAATTTTGCTGGCAGTGTCATTTGGAATAGCGGCACTTTTATATCCATGGTTTACAAAAACGGTATTAAAAATACAGGAGAGTTACGGATACACAGGGATATTTAGTTATGGATTTTCAGCAGGTGTGCTTTTGTTCATTCTGCTATTGAGCATATGGATGGGATTCCGGCGAACCGGAAAACAGGCAGAGATCGAATTATTAAAGGGTGGTGACTGA
- a CDS encoding FtsX-like permease family protein produces the protein MIFGHVLKKHISMNPVISGLLLLGVVICVYCISIMLGLAVGQYQLATCSNTEASLTIDIDEKNGINMDEMSAYLNSISKKGMVNVLYFTRLESKKILVGWDGTKGNNWFPITSGSFFNKEEQAAGEYVGFVSDNMKNAIAGSGSFEAGEHTYEVIGMGWIVPWSFASARSSQSQIDILGEEAGEEMQYMLIPYKCYKEEFQPEQILAQFNYASYEVLQKYAEKIQDMFPSTRVYLPDSNSNDVLEEGRTQYEILAFLLCMIAGITVIRLMAEWITTYKKEITVLWLCGMPKVRCMLLIYGHWLLYYGVGSIIAIILQYLTFPLLQYVYGNAFPMPDSLIYILAVMFGFSILCTLRPMGKVVRLYTKGEIV, from the coding sequence ATGATATTCGGACATGTATTAAAGAAACACATAAGCATGAATCCTGTCATATCCGGGTTGTTATTGTTGGGCGTTGTCATATGTGTATATTGCATCAGTATCATGCTGGGTTTGGCAGTTGGACAGTATCAGTTGGCTACCTGTAGCAATACGGAAGCATCTCTGACGATCGATATAGACGAGAAAAACGGTATAAATATGGATGAGATGTCTGCATATCTGAACAGCATCTCAAAAAAAGGGATGGTAAATGTATTATATTTCACAAGGTTGGAAAGTAAAAAAATATTGGTAGGCTGGGATGGAACAAAAGGAAACAATTGGTTTCCAATTACTTCAGGAAGTTTTTTTAACAAAGAGGAACAGGCAGCAGGTGAATATGTTGGTTTTGTATCTGATAATATGAAAAATGCAATAGCCGGAAGTGGAAGTTTTGAGGCAGGAGAGCATACATATGAAGTAATTGGTATGGGCTGGATCGTTCCATGGTCCTTCGCTTCAGCCAGATCATCACAGTCACAGATCGACATTTTAGGGGAAGAAGCCGGTGAGGAAATGCAATATATGTTGATCCCATATAAATGTTATAAAGAAGAATTTCAACCGGAACAGATACTGGCGCAATTCAATTATGCATCTTATGAGGTTTTGCAGAAATATGCAGAAAAAATACAGGATATGTTTCCATCGACGCGGGTATATTTACCCGATAGCAATTCCAATGATGTGCTGGAAGAAGGACGGACGCAATATGAAATACTTGCATTTCTTTTGTGTATGATCGCCGGGATAACAGTGATCAGACTCATGGCAGAGTGGATCACAACTTATAAAAAAGAGATCACCGTTTTGTGGTTGTGCGGGATGCCAAAAGTACGGTGTATGTTATTGATATATGGACACTGGCTTTTATATTATGGCGTTGGCAGTATCATTGCGATTATTCTGCAATATCTGACATTTCCATTACTTCAATATGTCTATGGAAATGCATTCCCAATGCCTGACAGCCTGATATATATATTAGCTGTTATGTTTGGATTTTCGATATTATGCACGTTAAGACCGATGGGAAAGGTGGTTCGTTTATATACAAAGGGGGAGATCGTATGA